One Candidatus Omnitrophota bacterium genomic window carries:
- a CDS encoding zf-HC2 domain-containing protein has protein sequence MKDCARVKRLLSRFIDEEADSSDVAFVNSHIETCLDCRHELKRLLSAKDFISKAQKKSLPPGYIFELLRDKLRDRQSAGAGFSISNIGYIARRLMPVPAAAFLFSAVLLLLSSFYFRSDDYLLYENILKGVPATTESVLELILDAGD, from the coding sequence ATGAAAGATTGCGCGCGCGTGAAAAGACTTTTGTCCCGATTCATTGATGAAGAAGCCGATTCTTCAGACGTTGCTTTTGTAAACAGCCACATAGAGACCTGTCTTGATTGCCGCCATGAATTAAAAAGGCTTTTATCCGCGAAAGATTTTATATCAAAGGCGCAGAAGAAAAGTCTCCCGCCGGGTTATATATTTGAATTATTACGTGATAAATTGCGGGATAGGCAATCTGCCGGAGCTGGATTCTCAATATCAAACATAGGGTATATTGCCCGCCGGCTTATGCCTGTACCCGCGGCCGCTTTTCTTTTTTCGGCCGTTTTACTGCTATTGTCTTCATTTTATTTCCGGTCAGACGATTATTTACTATATGAAAATATTTTAAAGGGCGTTCCCGCGACAACAGAGTCGGTTTTAGAACTTATTTTGGACGCTGGTGATTAA
- a CDS encoding sigma-70 family RNA polymerase sigma factor, with protein MKEDSLYIDRFLSGDITGFEMLVRKYQDRALNIIYSLIGRDGESEDIMQEAFLRVYHNLKGFNRNSSFSTWFYRIIVNLTYDFLRKRRNAIQDENSIKESVSGQADPRKALSLKEEGLIVSKALEDVPVKFRAALVLKDIEGLSYKDISRILCCSIGTVESRIYRARQCLKKVLGRLGGEAV; from the coding sequence ATGAAAGAAGACAGCCTCTATATAGATCGTTTTTTATCAGGCGATATTACTGGGTTTGAGATGCTTGTGCGAAAATACCAGGATAGAGCATTAAATATTATTTATTCGCTTATTGGCCGCGATGGAGAAAGCGAAGACATTATGCAGGAGGCTTTTTTAAGGGTGTATCACAATCTAAAAGGGTTTAATAGGAACAGTAGTTTTTCAACGTGGTTTTACCGTATAATTGTTAATCTTACCTATGATTTCTTAAGGAAAAGACGAAACGCTATTCAGGATGAGAATTCAATTAAGGAAAGCGTATCAGGGCAGGCCGATCCGAGGAAGGCCTTGTCTTTAAAGGAGGAAGGATTAATAGTCAGCAAGGCTTTGGAGGATGTCCCGGTCAAATTCAGGGCCGCATTGGTGCTCAAGGATATTGAGGGCCTAAGCTATAAAGACATATCAAGGATATTGTGCTGCAGTATAGGCACAGTGGAATCCAGGATATACAGGGCAAGGCAGTGCCTTAAAAAGGTATTAGGCAGATTAGGAGGTGAGGCTGTATGA
- a CDS encoding potassium/proton antiporter produces the protein MMSINTVLLWVAALIFVSVVSSKLSDKFSIPVLLLFLGVGMLAGSEGVGGVGFGNARIAESAGLVALVFIIFAGGFDTKWSDIKPIIKPGMVLSTAGVLITALLTGLFAMRILKFSFLEAMLIGSIVSSTDAAAVFGVLRSKRIRLKEPLKPLLEFESGSNDPMAIFLTVCFISLLTAKDMSPYIFIPRFVLNMGVGALSGIFVSKFIIYLIKRLKLGYEGLYPVILVSLVLLTYSVTIFLKGSGFLAVYILGLMLSKSEFPNKKMMMKFHDGLAWLMQIVMFVMLGLLVYPSHIVPLIGSGLLLTLLLMVIARPVSVFLCLWPFKMSLREKIMVSWVGLRGSVPIILATMPFVSGIGRADTIFNVVFFVVFASVLIQGTSVPFVSRALQLCEPAYKKINYPIEFEKTDSIDADLADVIVPYGSGAVGKKIGDLSIPNDLLVMLVSRDGKFIIPKGSTVLEGGDVILALANKRDLALLNDMLS, from the coding sequence ATGATGTCCATTAATACTGTTTTATTATGGGTTGCCGCGTTGATATTTGTGAGCGTTGTCTCAAGCAAGCTCTCCGACAAATTTTCCATACCCGTATTGTTGCTATTTTTAGGCGTAGGCATGCTTGCGGGTTCGGAAGGAGTGGGCGGGGTTGGTTTTGGCAATGCCCGCATAGCCGAGTCCGCCGGTCTTGTCGCGCTTGTTTTCATAATTTTTGCGGGAGGATTTGACACCAAATGGTCGGATATCAAGCCTATAATCAAGCCCGGTATGGTGTTGTCAACGGCCGGGGTTTTAATCACCGCCTTGCTTACGGGTTTGTTTGCCATGCGCATACTGAAGTTTTCTTTCCTTGAGGCCATGCTTATTGGTTCTATCGTATCATCAACCGATGCCGCGGCCGTGTTTGGCGTCCTTAGGTCAAAACGCATAAGGCTTAAAGAACCCTTAAAGCCTTTACTTGAATTTGAATCGGGCAGCAATGACCCTATGGCCATATTTTTGACGGTATGTTTTATCAGCCTATTAACCGCCAAAGATATGAGCCCTTATATTTTTATCCCAAGATTTGTATTAAATATGGGTGTCGGGGCATTGAGCGGTATCTTTGTGTCAAAATTTATTATCTATCTCATCAAACGTTTAAAGCTGGGATATGAAGGTCTTTACCCGGTTATCCTGGTGTCATTGGTTCTTTTAACGTATTCGGTTACGATATTTTTAAAAGGCAGCGGTTTTCTCGCGGTATATATACTCGGCCTGATGCTGTCTAAGTCGGAGTTCCCAAATAAAAAGATGATGATGAAATTCCACGATGGGTTGGCATGGCTTATGCAAATCGTAATGTTTGTCATGCTGGGCCTGCTCGTTTATCCCTCGCATATTGTGCCGCTGATAGGTTCCGGTCTATTGCTTACACTGCTCTTGATGGTCATCGCGCGGCCTGTAAGCGTGTTTTTATGTTTATGGCCTTTTAAAATGAGTTTGAGAGAAAAGATTATGGTATCATGGGTCGGATTAAGAGGTTCTGTGCCGATTATATTGGCTACGATGCCTTTTGTTTCCGGTATCGGCAGGGCTGACACCATTTTTAATGTTGTATTTTTTGTGGTCTTTGCTTCAGTGCTTATACAGGGCACATCCGTGCCTTTCGTATCAAGGGCATTGCAATTGTGTGAACCTGCGTATAAAAAAATAAATTACCCTATAGAATTTGAAAAAACAGATTCAATTGATGCCGATCTTGCCGACGTAATAGTTCCTTATGGTTCAGGCGCTGTGGGAAAAAAGATAGGCGATTTGAGCATTCCAAATGACCTGCTGGTCATGCTTGTCTCCCGTGACGGTAAATTTATCATACCAAAGGGGTCTACGGTACTTGAGGGGGGAGACGTTATTTTAGCGCTTGCCAATAAGCGCGATTTGGCATTGTTAAACGATATGTTGTCTTAA
- a CDS encoding CNNM domain-containing protein, giving the protein MLSFFVIIGLAIGISFVCSVVEACLLSLSLADIARISDKKPMAAKIWKGFKEKVQGPIAVILIINTLSHTIGASLFGAKFSQLFGPKWIMLYSLVFSFAMIQWSEILPKTLGVRYNTKIAVMTALPLRYLIYAFTPLVRMVQWLNRPFESPAVKGARMNATEDISVLARFAAFNNMISKDQERILSQTLRLSGMKVKDVVISKEEIKYLSTDMTLTQALIEAHVHHHTRLPLINGNDINNVIGYINFKDIVSALQFNPKDPSIKSIVRPVMEIGDDEPISVLLNRLIKGYQHIAIVRNRKNEVAGLVTLEDVMELIMGDMQDEYDVLPAYFYQIAGNRFLAGGGLKLRMLKESTGLDVPDMDITVNEWLLELFGSMPKVEDRLKYKDSTFITRKICRSRVHEVIVETGAKQAE; this is encoded by the coding sequence ATGTTGAGTTTTTTTGTTATTATCGGGCTTGCTATCGGCATATCATTTGTGTGCTCGGTGGTTGAAGCCTGCCTGTTGAGTTTGTCCCTTGCCGATATTGCCAGAATATCCGATAAGAAGCCAATGGCGGCGAAAATATGGAAAGGGTTTAAAGAAAAGGTCCAGGGGCCCATAGCTGTTATACTTATTATTAATACCCTGTCCCACACAATAGGAGCGTCTTTATTTGGCGCCAAATTCAGCCAGCTTTTCGGGCCCAAATGGATCATGCTGTATTCGCTTGTATTTTCATTCGCCATGATACAGTGGTCGGAAATACTGCCCAAGACCCTGGGGGTCAGATACAATACAAAGATAGCCGTGATGACTGCCCTGCCTTTAAGATATTTGATATATGCGTTTACTCCGCTTGTCCGGATGGTCCAATGGTTAAACCGACCTTTTGAATCACCGGCTGTCAAAGGTGCCCGGATGAACGCAACGGAAGATATTTCCGTGCTTGCCAGGTTTGCCGCTTTTAATAACATGATAAGCAAGGACCAGGAAAGAATATTGTCGCAGACTTTAAGGTTATCGGGCATGAAGGTAAAAGACGTTGTGATTTCTAAAGAAGAGATCAAGTATTTGTCAACCGATATGACATTGACGCAGGCGCTTATTGAGGCCCATGTGCACCACCATACGCGCTTACCTCTTATCAACGGCAATGATATCAACAATGTGATAGGCTATATAAATTTTAAGGATATTGTCAGCGCTTTGCAATTTAATCCGAAAGACCCTTCAATAAAAAGCATCGTCAGGCCTGTTATGGAAATAGGCGATGACGAACCGATATCCGTTTTGCTTAACAGGCTGATAAAGGGTTACCAGCACATAGCAATAGTCAGAAATCGTAAGAATGAAGTAGCCGGCCTCGTCACTCTGGAAGATGTTATGGAACTGATAATGGGTGATATGCAGGATGAATACGATGTCCTGCCCGCGTATTTTTACCAGATAGCGGGTAACAGGTTTTTGGCCGGAGGAGGCTTGAAATTACGAATGCTTAAAGAGTCAACTGGTTTGGATGTCCCGGATATGGATATTACGGTAAACGAGTGGCTCTTGGAGCTTTTTGGCAGTATGCCTAAGGTTGAGGACAGATTAAAGTATAAAGACAGCACGTTTATCACCAGGAAAATTTGCAGGTCAAGAGTACATGAGGTTATTGTTGAGACAGGCGCAAAGCAAGCCGAATAG